A window of Armatimonadia bacterium contains these coding sequences:
- a CDS encoding type II secretion system F family protein, with translation MVIASLLWGLLALVVVAAAVLFTLWSSTSGAAPGQRSLQKLLTLDSPEPPDISTRPDAIPTLTRVLARTPLGRRLQLRIIRAGWPLRPSELVAMSVMAGAVGWLVGAFIWRLPGAVTGAALLTVLPWVAMEICQSSRKQALMRQLPDALDQMCASLRAGYGFSQALKAVGDRTPPPLGQEARRVVDELAMGLSLHEALDRMMLRTDQADLAVMCTAVQVQNRTGGSLGEVISNIAEVIRERVRLAGEVAALTAEGRLSAGVLIVLPPCMAVLLAFIRPGWLDPLVTDPLGRLILLGGSVSFVLGIYVLNKLVKIEL, from the coding sequence ATGGTGATTGCGAGCCTCCTCTGGGGCCTGTTGGCACTGGTGGTCGTAGCTGCGGCTGTCCTCTTCACGCTATGGTCGAGCACTTCGGGAGCGGCGCCCGGCCAGCGCTCGCTGCAGAAGCTGCTGACGCTGGACAGTCCTGAACCGCCGGATATCAGCACGCGCCCGGATGCGATACCGACCCTGACGCGGGTTCTTGCCCGAACACCCCTCGGACGCCGGCTGCAGTTGAGGATCATACGTGCGGGCTGGCCGCTACGTCCGTCGGAGCTTGTTGCGATGAGTGTGATGGCCGGGGCAGTTGGCTGGCTTGTAGGGGCCTTCATCTGGCGCCTGCCAGGAGCAGTCACCGGGGCTGCGCTGCTGACCGTGCTGCCCTGGGTCGCCATGGAGATCTGCCAGAGCAGCCGGAAACAAGCCCTGATGCGGCAATTGCCGGACGCGCTTGATCAGATGTGTGCGTCACTCCGCGCCGGCTATGGGTTTTCGCAGGCGCTGAAGGCCGTGGGAGACCGTACACCGCCGCCTCTGGGGCAGGAGGCTCGTCGTGTGGTCGATGAGCTCGCCATGGGGCTTTCGCTGCACGAGGCCCTCGACCGGATGATGCTCCGTACGGACCAGGCAGACCTGGCAGTGATGTGCACCGCGGTCCAGGTGCAGAACCGAACAGGTGGCAGCCTGGGAGAGGTGATCTCCAACATCGCAGAGGTGATTCGCGAGCGCGTACGCCTCGCCGGTGAGGTCGCAGCCCTGACGGCCGAAGGGCGGCTCTCTGCGGGGGTACTCATTGTGCTGCCTCCCTGCATGGCGGTTCTGCTGGCTTTCATCAGGCCCGGCTGGCTCGATCCGCTGGTCACCGACCCCCTGGGACGCCTGATTCTCCTGGGCGGCTCGGTCTCTTTCGTCTTGGGCATCTACGTGCTGAACAAGCTCGTGAAGATCGAGCTGTAG
- a CDS encoding type II secretion system F family protein yields the protein MILVVAIEVLWFASVFYLVFGVLAMRSKPGLTEQLASLSGQEASGRVGPLPLAAGLDQSFHVRVVVPLLLRLGGMLEAITPARTLAAARLRVERAGSPHGLTAIQFLGLRAASTALGILAGLALLRWPIATGMSNGLVAVLVAFAGILLPDYWLERQIETRERAIKVALPYSIDLMVACAEAGLGLDQALSEVMRRQPGALADEFGRLLKEVALGKTRAEAWRDLSHRVGVEELRLFASAIYQADQMGTSIARVLRGQSDALRARYSMWVREEAAKLPVKMMFPLVFFIFPALFVVVLGPAAVSIMRSMVFLNP from the coding sequence ATGATCCTAGTAGTGGCGATCGAAGTGCTGTGGTTCGCATCGGTCTTCTATCTTGTGTTTGGCGTCCTGGCGATGAGATCGAAGCCGGGACTGACCGAGCAGCTCGCCTCTCTGTCAGGTCAGGAGGCGAGTGGGCGCGTCGGACCCCTGCCCCTTGCTGCCGGCCTGGACCAGAGCTTTCACGTGCGCGTAGTCGTCCCGCTGCTGCTGCGTCTGGGCGGGATGCTGGAGGCGATCACCCCCGCACGCACTCTGGCCGCTGCGCGCCTGAGGGTTGAACGGGCAGGCAGTCCTCATGGGCTAACGGCGATCCAGTTCCTGGGTCTGCGCGCCGCTTCGACGGCACTTGGTATCCTGGCGGGGCTCGCCCTGCTACGATGGCCGATAGCGACGGGTATGTCCAACGGACTGGTGGCCGTGCTCGTGGCCTTCGCGGGGATCCTGCTGCCCGACTACTGGCTCGAACGCCAGATAGAGACCCGAGAGCGGGCCATAAAGGTGGCACTGCCCTACAGCATTGACCTGATGGTCGCCTGTGCAGAGGCCGGTCTGGGTCTCGATCAGGCTCTGTCCGAGGTCATGCGTCGTCAGCCGGGTGCACTGGCCGACGAGTTTGGGCGGCTGCTGAAAGAGGTCGCCCTCGGCAAGACGCGGGCGGAAGCCTGGCGAGATCTCTCGCACCGGGTCGGGGTTGAGGAGTTGCGGCTTTTCGCATCGGCGATCTACCAGGCCGACCAGATGGGTACCAGCATTGCGCGGGTCTTGCGTGGACAGTCGGACGCCTTGCGCGCTCGCTACTCGATGTGGGTCCGTGAGGAAGCAGCGAAGCTGCCGGTTAAGATGATGTTTCCGCTGGTGTTCTTCATATTCCCAGCGCTGTTTGTGGTTGTGCTGGGGCCGGCCGCGGTTAGCATCATGCGCAGCATGGTGTTCCTGAACCCGTAG
- a CDS encoding formylmethanofuran dehydrogenase subunit E family protein, with amino-acid sequence MEHEHRGVVPEGVDDMTILKAFHGHLGPYVVAGLRLGRYALRRLQADPHFGVEADVYCPDAPPPSCAMDGIQFASGCTLGKRNIHHHVAEGVTATFRKRSTGETLTVRLRPEAIAQAVEEMERANDVAGAAFVEGLSDEELIEELPTR; translated from the coding sequence ATGGAGCATGAGCATCGCGGCGTCGTGCCCGAAGGCGTAGACGACATGACCATCCTGAAGGCCTTTCACGGTCATCTCGGGCCGTATGTCGTGGCGGGTCTACGGTTGGGACGCTACGCGCTCCGACGCCTCCAGGCCGATCCTCACTTTGGTGTAGAGGCCGATGTGTACTGCCCGGACGCGCCGCCGCCGTCCTGTGCGATGGACGGCATCCAGTTCGCGAGCGGCTGCACTCTTGGCAAGCGCAACATCCATCACCATGTGGCCGAGGGCGTTACGGCGACCTTCCGGAAGCGGAGTACGGGTGAGACGCTGACGGTTCGGCTGCGTCCGGAGGCTATCGCACAGGCCGTTGAGGAGATGGAACGCGCCAACGACGTCGCCGGGGCTGCCTTCGTGGAGGGGCTGTCGGATGAGGAACTGATCGAGGAGTTGCCGACGCGGTGA
- a CDS encoding response regulator — protein MPGKEPADEAQRIPVLLAVSDPETATWLRAALAEHALVDVIGEARDGLEAAQMAREWRPMACVVHAELPGMDGYQTCELISLAAPEVATVILDGEPSAFLMETAMRVGARGCVSPHADSRALLEILADIAAIDERRHSVEFARVTDPTQAPVVVGVSAAKGGVGKTSIAVNLASVFAQRMPNETVLVDCYAQYADDAVALGLPHRHSILDLAAHGPIEDGDLEQYLVKHSSGLWLLPGATEPVAREQMITPEFVARLLTVLRRRFRVTVFDLPPIITPASAHIMTRCGHFLVICNLMELTTLRDTSVLLQAVSGKWTSKDRIRVIANRVTPKNRYAVEELEQVLGHSVAYRIPDGGDLPVAALNAGVPFVISNPEAPVSASVKALADLLMPPKSGPSAPRAHKPAESVLEKLRRRGKVGGGSPKRLT, from the coding sequence ATGCCTGGGAAAGAGCCGGCCGACGAGGCACAACGGATCCCCGTTCTGCTCGCAGTCTCGGACCCCGAGACGGCTACCTGGTTGCGTGCCGCCCTCGCAGAGCATGCCCTGGTGGACGTAATCGGGGAGGCCCGGGACGGGCTCGAAGCCGCGCAGATGGCGCGCGAGTGGCGTCCGATGGCCTGCGTGGTGCACGCGGAGCTTCCGGGGATGGACGGCTACCAGACTTGTGAGCTCATCAGCCTCGCGGCGCCCGAGGTTGCCACGGTGATCCTGGATGGCGAGCCCTCCGCCTTCCTGATGGAGACCGCGATGCGGGTGGGCGCTCGTGGTTGTGTGAGCCCGCACGCTGACAGCCGAGCACTCCTGGAGATCCTGGCGGATATCGCGGCCATCGACGAACGACGTCATTCCGTCGAGTTCGCGCGGGTCACCGACCCGACGCAGGCACCGGTTGTCGTCGGTGTCAGTGCCGCCAAGGGTGGTGTCGGGAAGACCTCGATCGCGGTCAACCTGGCGAGCGTGTTCGCTCAGCGTATGCCCAACGAGACCGTTCTGGTCGACTGTTACGCGCAGTATGCCGATGACGCGGTTGCCCTGGGGCTGCCACACCGGCACAGCATCCTTGACCTCGCCGCGCACGGGCCAATCGAGGACGGGGACCTTGAGCAGTACCTCGTGAAGCACAGCAGTGGCCTGTGGCTCCTGCCGGGCGCCACCGAGCCTGTGGCCAGGGAGCAGATGATCACCCCGGAGTTCGTGGCGCGGCTGCTCACAGTGCTGCGACGGCGGTTCCGGGTAACGGTGTTTGACCTGCCCCCCATCATCACCCCGGCGTCTGCGCACATCATGACGCGTTGCGGACACTTCCTGGTCATCTGCAACCTGATGGAGCTCACGACCCTGCGCGACACGTCCGTTCTTTTGCAGGCCGTCTCGGGCAAGTGGACCAGCAAGGACCGGATCCGGGTGATCGCCAATCGTGTGACCCCGAAGAACCGGTATGCGGTGGAGGAGCTCGAGCAGGTCCTCGGCCACTCCGTCGCCTATCGGATTCCTGACGGCGGCGACCTCCCTGTAGCCGCACTGAATGCGGGCGTTCCCTTCGTCATCAGCAACCCGGAGGCGCCGGTGAGCGCAAGTGTGAAAGCGCTTGCGGACCTGCTGATGCCTCCCAAGAGCGGACCCTCGGCTCCGCGAGCGCACAAGCCAGCTGAGAGTGTGCTCGAGAAGCTGCGGCGCCGTGGAAAGGTTGGTGGCGGCTCTCCCAAGAGGCTCACCTAG
- a CDS encoding CpaF family protein gives MTSYVGRFQGRKSTSFLSAEEEQQQRLLEVKRLVHERILKQTEFTVLDNLSPEELTAHVQGLVGGIAAEAGIPLSTGARQRAEAEVVDEITGYGPIQRFLDDPTVTEVMVNGHDMVFVERKGRLEETTARFLSDDHLMRIIHKIVTPLGRRVDGSSPMVDARLPDGSRVNVLVPPLAVDGPHLTIRKFSQSPFTPEDLVSFGTMSQEISDFLKACIVGKLNIIISGGTGSGKTTTLNALSSHIPGDERIITIEDAAELKLQQRHVITTESRPANLEGQGEITIRQLVRNSLRMRPDRIIVGEVRGAEALDMLQAMNTGHQGSMGTVHANSTQDVLSRLETMVLMAGTELPSRAIREQIASAIDLIVHQARFRDGVRRIVQISEVQRMEGDVIALTDLFAFEQDRITEEGCVEGRHESTGLRPLFAERLAAQGIPFPISFVRESGASKW, from the coding sequence ATGACGAGCTACGTGGGCCGATTCCAGGGGCGTAAGAGCACGTCCTTCCTGTCTGCCGAGGAGGAGCAGCAGCAGCGGCTGCTTGAGGTCAAGCGGCTGGTGCACGAGCGCATCCTCAAGCAGACCGAGTTCACGGTGCTGGACAACCTCAGCCCCGAGGAACTCACGGCCCATGTGCAGGGCCTGGTGGGTGGAATCGCCGCGGAGGCCGGCATACCGCTTTCGACCGGAGCGCGCCAACGGGCTGAGGCAGAAGTGGTGGATGAGATCACCGGGTATGGCCCGATCCAGCGATTCCTCGATGACCCGACGGTCACCGAGGTGATGGTCAATGGACATGACATGGTTTTCGTCGAGCGAAAGGGACGTCTGGAGGAGACTACCGCACGGTTCCTTAGCGACGACCATCTCATGCGGATCATCCACAAGATCGTGACGCCGCTTGGGAGGCGTGTGGATGGGAGCTCGCCGATGGTCGATGCCAGACTCCCGGACGGCTCACGCGTCAACGTTCTCGTCCCACCACTAGCCGTGGACGGTCCGCATCTGACGATTCGGAAGTTCTCGCAGAGCCCGTTCACGCCGGAGGACCTGGTGTCCTTCGGCACGATGTCCCAGGAGATCAGTGACTTCCTCAAAGCCTGTATCGTCGGGAAGCTCAACATCATCATCTCCGGGGGAACGGGTAGCGGGAAGACGACGACGTTGAACGCACTCTCCTCGCACATCCCCGGTGACGAGCGGATTATCACCATTGAGGATGCGGCGGAACTGAAGCTACAGCAGCGCCATGTGATCACGACCGAGAGCCGACCGGCGAACCTCGAAGGGCAGGGCGAGATCACGATCCGGCAACTGGTGCGGAACTCGCTTCGCATGCGTCCGGACCGCATCATCGTGGGTGAGGTGCGCGGTGCTGAGGCCCTGGACATGCTCCAGGCGATGAACACCGGTCATCAGGGGTCAATGGGGACCGTCCATGCCAACAGCACTCAGGACGTGCTCTCGCGTCTGGAGACGATGGTCCTGATGGCAGGGACGGAGCTGCCCTCGCGGGCGATCCGTGAGCAGATAGCCTCCGCGATCGACCTGATCGTGCACCAAGCGAGGTTCCGCGACGGCGTTCGTCGGATCGTACAGATCAGTGAGGTACAGAGAATGGAGGGCGACGTGATCGCCCTGACCGACCTCTTCGCCTTTGAGCAGGACCGTATCACGGAGGAGGGCTGCGTCGAGGGGCGACATGAGTCCACGGGTCTGCGGCCGCTCTTTGCCGAGCGCCTGGCGGCCCAGGGGATCCCCTTCCCGATTAGCTTCGTCCGAGAGAGTGGTGCGAGCAAATGGTGA
- a CDS encoding ABC transporter ATP-binding protein: MADTSLAVSIEDLRFAYPDGTEALRGIGLRVREGERLAVLGNNGAGKSTLLLHLNGLLRGSGEVCVLGLPLIRRNLAAIRRQVGLVFQNPDDQLFMPTVFDETAYAAINAGYSRDEVRQRVDEALSITGLCGLEAKHPLNLSLGQRKRLTIASVLVTDNRLLVLDEPSASLDPAARESLIALLGSLPSTILVATHDLSFASASCERGVVIEDGVVVRDGALPELVDGCREHRSALLG; encoded by the coding sequence GTGGCTGACACATCTCTGGCTGTGAGCATCGAGGACCTGCGTTTCGCTTACCCTGACGGCACCGAGGCCCTGCGGGGCATTGGCCTGCGCGTGCGCGAGGGCGAGCGCCTCGCCGTCCTGGGCAACAACGGTGCCGGTAAGTCCACTCTGCTCCTGCACCTGAACGGGTTGCTGCGCGGCTCTGGGGAGGTGTGTGTCCTGGGGCTCCCGCTGATCCGTCGGAATCTGGCGGCGATACGTCGGCAGGTCGGTCTCGTGTTCCAGAACCCTGACGACCAGTTGTTCATGCCCACCGTCTTCGATGAGACTGCCTACGCAGCCATCAACGCGGGCTACAGCCGGGACGAGGTGCGGCAACGCGTCGACGAGGCGCTGTCCATCACCGGCCTCTGCGGGCTGGAGGCCAAGCATCCCCTCAACCTCAGCCTGGGGCAGAGGAAACGGCTCACCATCGCCTCGGTGCTCGTGACAGACAACCGTCTTCTGGTGCTGGATGAGCCCTCGGCGAGTCTCGACCCCGCCGCACGGGAATCCCTGATTGCCCTCCTCGGTTCGCTGCCCTCCACGATCCTGGTCGCTACCCACGACCTGTCCTTTGCCTCTGCCTCCTGCGAACGCGGCGTCGTCATCGAGGACGGGGTAGTGGTTCGCGACGGAGCTCTGCCGGAGCTGGTGGACGGGTGCCGAGAACACCGGTCAGCGTTACTGGGTTAG
- a CDS encoding prepilin-type N-terminal cleavage/methylation domain-containing protein, with translation MSRRGFTLIELLVVIAIIAILAAILFPVFAKARDKARQVTCLSNLRQLGTAFFMYIQDYDSTYPMVPNWKMNLQPYIKNTQINVCPSRSSLPWYYGQGLNIGCSSPVVTGVPLQSETAIVSPSHKILIVEWDRCNAGPPCGPKGLLSGGATCYWAVTRVHGGGSNIVFCDGHAKWMNPSVYHSDTEYADSSGNPVPAAAAAVSESTWRKYWDITYEAD, from the coding sequence ATGTCACGGCGTGGTTTCACACTCATCGAGCTGTTGGTAGTCATTGCGATCATCGCCATCCTGGCGGCCATCTTGTTCCCGGTGTTCGCGAAAGCTCGCGACAAGGCCCGGCAGGTGACATGTCTGAGTAACCTGCGTCAGTTGGGAACCGCCTTCTTCATGTACATTCAGGACTATGACTCGACCTATCCGATGGTCCCGAACTGGAAGATGAACCTCCAACCGTACATCAAGAACACCCAGATCAATGTCTGCCCGAGCCGGAGTTCCTTGCCGTGGTACTACGGTCAGGGACTGAACATCGGCTGCAGCTCACCTGTGGTGACCGGTGTGCCGCTGCAGAGCGAGACCGCCATCGTTTCGCCGAGCCACAAGATTCTGATAGTGGAGTGGGATCGCTGCAACGCCGGCCCTCCCTGCGGGCCGAAAGGGCTGCTCTCGGGCGGTGCGACCTGCTACTGGGCGGTCACGCGTGTGCATGGCGGTGGGTCGAACATCGTGTTCTGCGACGGCCACGCGAAGTGGATGAACCCGAGCGTGTACCATAGTGATACTGAGTACGCCGACAGTTCAGGCAATCCGGTGCCGGCAGCAGCGGCCGCCGTGTCTGAAAGCACCTGGCGCAAATACTGGGACATCACCTATGAAGCCGACTAG
- a CDS encoding energy-coupling factor transporter transmembrane component T, with translation MGPLVSAAFHLGLLACGLVVCAVLDMTHGAGPIAMLGLGLCAMAVLRAPVLTLVHRLLPLVSCGLVAVALLLLAPAAPSAPVVVLPLWGRSVPAQGAAFVLSLWVKSGLIVLWLTAFAHALSERDLLEGLMAWRLPPRVTVLTYLMVRGLNAVGEDVQRLSRAREARGRPRGLYALRVAASTSQTLLLRLGRRAETQGLALAARGFRGSLELLEVRPLRFSHGLALALLTGALLWLTHLWL, from the coding sequence GTGGGTCCCCTGGTGAGCGCGGCCTTCCATCTTGGTTTGCTTGCCTGCGGGCTTGTCGTCTGCGCAGTCCTGGACATGACGCACGGGGCCGGGCCTATCGCCATGCTGGGTCTTGGGCTCTGCGCCATGGCAGTTCTGCGAGCTCCGGTGTTGACGCTGGTGCATCGCCTCCTGCCCCTGGTCTCCTGCGGACTGGTTGCAGTAGCCCTTCTTCTCCTCGCTCCCGCTGCCCCGAGTGCACCGGTGGTGGTACTCCCGCTATGGGGACGCTCCGTGCCCGCCCAGGGTGCGGCGTTTGTGCTCTCGCTGTGGGTCAAGTCGGGACTGATCGTCCTGTGGCTCACCGCCTTTGCGCACGCCCTCTCAGAGCGAGATCTGCTGGAAGGGTTGATGGCCTGGCGCTTGCCGCCGCGGGTGACGGTCCTGACTTACCTCATGGTCCGTGGTCTGAACGCTGTGGGCGAGGACGTCCAGCGGCTGTCACGCGCACGGGAAGCCCGTGGAAGACCGCGAGGGCTCTATGCGTTGCGGGTAGCGGCGTCAACGAGTCAGACGCTGCTGCTCAGGCTGGGTCGCCGGGCCGAGACTCAGGGTCTGGCTCTGGCAGCGCGGGGGTTTCGAGGAAGCCTGGAGTTGCTGGAGGTCCGGCCGCTGCGCTTTTCACACGGCCTGGCGCTTGCTCTCCTGACAGGGGCGCTGCTGTGGCTGACACATCTCTGGCTGTGA
- a CDS encoding sugar phosphate isomerase/epimerase family protein gives MPTSKHPAMNSIATDYRQDTGIPYPHLKAIAAAGFTHIHWCHHWNTDFLYSRSEIDQIQQWLTELGLQVTDLHASAGSEKGWASPREYERLAGVELVSNRLEMTAHLGADVVVLHIPGEPDDETERLAYWDRVRRSLDALADCSRATGVRIALENGGTTQSWTPIARVLSDYSPDFIGLCYDCGHGNISGDGLNHLSKHADRLLAIHLHDNDGSGDQHQLPFMGTVDWARLAKLIAASSYRKWINLEVSQSRSGYEDEQAFLRDAFAIANRLTEAVQAG, from the coding sequence GTGCCAACGTCCAAACACCCCGCCATGAACTCCATCGCGACCGACTACCGACAGGACACAGGCATTCCCTATCCCCATCTGAAGGCCATCGCTGCAGCGGGCTTCACCCATATTCACTGGTGCCATCACTGGAACACCGACTTCCTCTACTCCCGCTCGGAGATCGACCAGATTCAGCAGTGGCTCACCGAACTGGGCCTCCAGGTCACCGACCTTCACGCCTCCGCAGGGAGCGAGAAGGGCTGGGCGTCGCCCCGCGAGTATGAGCGACTGGCAGGCGTCGAGCTGGTCTCGAACCGCCTGGAGATGACAGCCCATCTCGGCGCCGACGTCGTCGTGCTTCACATCCCCGGTGAGCCCGACGACGAGACCGAACGCCTCGCTTACTGGGACCGCGTGCGGCGGTCGCTGGATGCCCTTGCCGACTGCAGCCGGGCCACGGGCGTCCGCATCGCGCTCGAGAACGGCGGCACGACCCAGAGCTGGACGCCGATCGCCCGCGTCCTGTCAGACTACAGCCCCGACTTCATCGGCCTGTGCTACGACTGCGGGCATGGCAACATCTCGGGTGACGGTCTCAATCACCTTTCGAAGCACGCCGACCGCCTTCTCGCCATCCACCTGCATGACAACGACGGCTCGGGAGACCAGCACCAGCTCCCCTTCATGGGCACGGTCGACTGGGCGCGTCTCGCAAAGCTCATCGCCGCTTCGAGCTACCGCAAGTGGATCAACCTGGAGGTCTCGCAGTCACGCTCGGGCTATGAAGATGAGCAAGCCTTCCTGCGCGACGCCTTCGCCATCGCCAACCGCCTGACCGAGGCAGTACAAGCGGGCTAG
- a CDS encoding ECF transporter S component produces MKPTSPLPEAVETPEATDREPLFEARDVALGGLFGALAIVLPVVFHALGPGVGPVFLPMYLPILALGLLVSWRTSVLVGLLAPLLSSVLTGMPPMAPPIALLMSAELAALAAAAGLARSAGVPLWVSCVLALVASRVVGTLALLTIGHALGYNQSIWQYAVLSLALAWPGLVLQLTVVPATVCALEKTSLLGSRWRKVTYGA; encoded by the coding sequence ATGAAGCCGACTAGCCCTCTTCCCGAGGCAGTAGAGACGCCGGAAGCGACCGATCGCGAGCCGCTCTTCGAGGCTCGGGATGTGGCCCTGGGCGGGCTGTTTGGGGCGCTTGCCATCGTCTTGCCGGTGGTATTCCATGCCCTCGGCCCGGGCGTAGGCCCCGTCTTCCTGCCGATGTATCTGCCGATTCTGGCGCTAGGCCTGCTGGTCTCATGGAGAACATCGGTACTGGTGGGGCTTTTGGCTCCACTGCTCTCCTCCGTGCTGACCGGGATGCCCCCCATGGCGCCGCCGATTGCCCTGCTGATGAGTGCCGAGCTTGCGGCGCTGGCTGCGGCCGCCGGGCTGGCCCGAAGTGCTGGTGTGCCCCTGTGGGTTTCCTGCGTCCTGGCCCTAGTGGCCTCGCGGGTTGTGGGCACGCTCGCGCTCTTGACGATAGGCCATGCCCTGGGCTACAACCAGAGCATCTGGCAGTACGCGGTGCTGAGCCTGGCTCTTGCCTGGCCGGGCCTCGTTCTGCAACTTACTGTGGTCCCTGCGACGGTGTGTGCGCTGGAGAAGACAAGTCTACTGGGATCACGCTGGAGGAAGGTCACCTATGGAGCATGA